TCGCCTTCGGTCTGATCTTCGCCGCCGTCGGCTACAGCTCCACCCGCGGCAAGCGCGACTTCCAGAGCGCCAGCCAGCTCGTGGCAGGCCGCTACGACGTGCTGTGCCAGCCGCGTTCCGCCGAACGGGGCCGCGACCTGCTCGCCAAGCTCGCCCTCCGGCCGTCGGACGTGAAGAAAGACTGACGTTTGCCGCTCGTGATCATGGGGTAGAGCCGGTCTGGGCTCCTGTGGTTGCGGCACCTGATCACCGGGCCTACGTTCGATCCACCGGTCGGCTCCACGTCGACCGGTGGGCACGACGAGGTGCCGGGCAGAGCGGTCTGGCTCCTCCGCCGTCGGGAAGGAGGCAGGACCGGTGAGGGGCAGAGGTCATCGGTTGGCCGCCGCAGGAGCGGTCGCGCTGGTCGCGACGTCCGTGCTGGCGGGGTGCGGGTCGGGGGACGGCGGCATCGTCGTCAACGTCTACAAGTACCCGCAGGAGAACTTCCAGAAGATCGTCGACAACTGCAACGCGGCTGCCGACGGCTACGAGATCGTCTACCACAAGCTGCCGCGCGAGGCGGACGGCCAGCGCGAGCAGATGGTGCGCCGACTGGCCGCCGAGGACCCGGGCATGGACGTCCTCTCGCTGGACGTCACCTGGACCGCGGAGCTGGCCAAGGCGGGCTGGATCAGGGAGTACACCGGGGAGGCCAAGGCCGAGGTCGAGGACGGCACCCTGGAGACGCCCCTGGAGACCGCGCGCTACGAGGGCAAGCTGTACGGGGCGCCGGACAACACGAACGTGCAGCTCCTCTGGTACCGGGGCGACCTGGTGCAGACCCCGCCGGACACCTGGGCCGAGATGATCCGGCTCGGGTCCGAACTGGAGTCCCGGGGCGAGCCCGGCCTGGTCGAGGCGACCGGCAAGCAGTACGAGGGCCTGGTCGTGCTCTACAACTCGCTGGTCAACTCCGCGGGCGGGCAGATCCTCGACGAGAACGGCACCAAGGCGGTCGTCGACGAGGGCGCGGTCAAGGCGCTGGAGGTGCTCAAGACCTTCGCCACCTCCGACGTGGTGGACCCGTCGTTCTCCAACGCCGCCGAGGACGACGCGCGCCTGGCCATGGAGGCGGGCGACGCCGCCTTCATGATCAACTGGCCGTACGTCTACGCCGCCGCGCAGGAGAAGCCCGAGTTCGCGAAGAACCTCAAGTGGGCGCCGTTCCCGGCGGTCGAGGGCGGCGAGTCCACGGCCACCGTCGGCGGGCTCAACTACGCCGTCAGCGCGTTCACCGAGCACCCCGACGAGTCGTTCGACGCGGTGCTGTGCCTGCGCAACGCCGAGAACCAGAAGTTCCAGGCCGTCAACGACGGCGTGCCGCCCACCATCGAAGCGGTGTACGACGAGCCGGAGATGGCGGAGGCGTACCCGATGAAGGACGCGATCCTGGAAACGCTGAAGAACGCGAGCGCCCGCCCGAGCAGCCCCGCGTACCAGAACGTCTCCACGGTCATCTCCACGATCCTGTCGCCGCCCGCGAACATCGACCCGCGGGCGACCGCGGACCGGCTCCGCTCGGAGCTCCAGGACGCGCTCGACTCCAAGGGGGTGCTGCCGTGAGCCAGTCGATCAACGCCGAACCCGTCCGCGACGCCGAGCTCGCAGACAGGGGCGAACCGGCGCTCCCGCCCAGGGCGAAGGCCGCGCTGAGCGAGGGCAAGAAGGCCGAGCGCCGCCTGGGCCTGCTGCTGTGCGCGCCCGCGATCCTCATCATGGCGGCGGTCGCGGGCTGGCCGATCATCTACTCGGTGTGGCTCTCGCTCCAGCGCTACGACCTGAAGTTCCCGGACCGCACCGAGTTCGTCGGCCTGGACAACTACGTCACGGTCCTGTCCAACTCCTACTGGTGGAACGCCGTGTGGATCACGATCGTGATCACCGTGGTGTCCGTCGTCGTCGAGCTGGTGCTGGGCATGGCGCTCGCCCTGATCATGCACCGCACGCTGGTGGGCCGCGGCATCGTGCGCACCGCCACGCTCATCCCGTACGGCATCGTCACCGTCGTCGCCGCGTTCTCCTGGCGGTACGCGTGGACACCGGGCACCGGCTACCTCGCCGAGACCATCGCGGGCGGCGACCCGGTGCTCACCCAGAAGATCCCGGCCATCATGGTCGTGATCCTCGCCGAGATCTGGAAGACCACGCCGTTCATGGCGCTGCTGCTCATGGCGGGCCTGGCCCTGGTGCCGGACGACCTGCTCAAGGCCGCCGCGATGGACGGCGCCGGCGGCTGGCAGCGGTTCACCAAGGTCATCGTGCCGGTGATGAAGCCCGCGATCCTGGTGGCGCTGCTGTTCCGCACGCTCGACGCGTTCCGCATCTTCGACAACCTGTTCGTGCTCACCGCCGGGTCGCAGGGCACCGCGTCCGTCTCGATGATCACCTACAACAACCTGATCAAGGGCCTGAACCTGGGCATCGGCTCGACCATGTCGGTGCTGATCTTCCTCGCGGTGGCGATCATCGCGTTCATCTTCGTCAAGCTGTTCGGCACCGCTGCCCCCGGCAGCGACGGCGGGGGGAGGCGCTGATGGCGGGCATCGGCGGAGCCGAGACCACGGCGCGCAAGGCGCGCTGGACGGTCCTCAACGTCCTGGTGGTGGCCTACGCGCTGTTCCCGGTGCTGTGGATCGCGTCGCTGTCGTTCAAGACCAAGGAGACCCTGGGCGACGGCAACTTCATCCCCCGCGCGTGGACGCTCGACAACTACGCGTCGATCTTCTCCACCACCGAGTTCGTGCGGGCGCTGGTCAACTCGATCGGCATCGCGATCATCGCCACCGCGATCGCCGTGGTGTTCGGCACGATGGCCGCCTACGCCATCGCCCGGCTCGACTTCCCCGGCAAGAAGGCGCTGGTGGGCGTCTCGCTGCTGGTGGCGATGTTCCCGCAGATCTCGCTGGTGTCGCCGCTGTTCGAGATCGAGCGCACGCTCGGGCTGTTCGACACCTGGCCCGGGCTGATCCTGCCCTACATCACGTTCGCGCTGCCGCTGGCGATCTACACGCTGTCGGCGTTCTTCCGCGAGATCCCGTGGGAGCTGGAGAAGGCCGCGAAGATGGACGGCGCCACGCCGGCGCAGGCGTTCCGCCGGGTCATCGCGCCGCTGGCCGCGCCCGGTGTGTTCACCACGGCCATCCTGGTGTTCATCTTCTGCTGGAACGACTTCCTGTTCGCGATCTCGCTCACCTCGACCGAGGCGTCGCGGACCGTCCCCGTGGCGCTGTCGTTCTTCACCGGCAGCTCCCAGTTCGAGGACCCGACCGGGTCGATCGCCGCCGCGGCGGTGGTCATCACGATCCCGATCATCCTGTTCGTGTTGTTCTTCCAGCGTCGGATCGTCGCCGGGTTGACCTCCGGCGCCGTCAAGGGGTGAGTCAATGGCCGAGATCGTGCTGGACAAGGTGACCAAGCAGTACCCCGACGGTGCGGTGGCCGTGCGGGACGTGGACATCGAGGTCGCCGACGGCGAGTTCGTCATCCTGGTCGGCCCGTCCGGCTGCGGGAAGTCCACGACGCTGAACATGATCGCGGGGCTGGAGGACATCACCTCCGGCGAGCTGCGCATCGGCGGTGAGCGCGTCAACGAGCGCGCGCCCAAGGACCGCGACATCGCCATGGTGTTCCAGTCCTACGCGCTGTACCCGCACATGACGGTGAAGGAGAACATGGCCTTCCCGCTGCGGCTGGCGAAGGTCGACGACACCACCGTGGAGAAGAAGGTCCGCGAGGCGGCCGAGATCCTGGACCTCACCGGGCACCTCGACCGCAAGCCGTCGAACCTGTCCGGCGGCCAGCGGCAGCGCGTGGCCATGGGCCGGGCGATCGTGCGCAGCCCGAAGGCGTTCCTGATGGACGAGCCGCTGTCCAACCTCGACGCCAAGCTGCGGGTGCAGATGCGCACGTCGGTGTCGCGGCTGCAGAAGCAGCTCGGCACCACCATGGTCTACGTGACGCACGACCAGACCGAGGCGATGACGCTGGGCGACCGGGTGGTGGTGATGCGGGGCGGATCGGTGCAGCAGATCGGCGCGCCGCAGTTCCTCTACGACCACCCGGCGAACCTGTTCGTCGCCGGGTTCATCGGCTCGCCGTCGATGAACTTCGTGCCGGCGGCGCTGGAGGACAACGTGCTCCGCTCGCCGCTGGGCGACGTGCCGCTCACCGACCGGGTGCGCGGGCTGCTGGAGGCCGGCGACGCGCCCCGCGAGGTGATCGTGGGCCTGCGTCCCGAGCACTTCGAGGACGCCCGGCTCGTGGAGGACCACGTCCGCTCGTCCGGCGCCACCTTCACCAGCCAGGTCGACGTGCTGGAGTCCATGGGCTCCGACAAGTTCGCCTACTTCAGCCTCTCGGGCGAGCAGGCGACGTCGGCGGAGCTGGCCGAGCTGGCCGCCGACGCGGGCACCGCGGACGTGCCCGGCGACGGCGTGCCGCTGGTGACCCGGATCTCCGCGGCGTCCTCGGCGGTCGAGGGCGAGCCGGCCGAGATCTGGTTCGACGCGGACAAGGTGCAGCTGTTCGACCCGAAGAACGGCCGCAACCTCACGTACAACGGCTGATCCGCGACGATCGGACGCACAACCGCCGAAACGGAGCGAAAAGGGCCGTCCCCGATAGGGGGGCGGCCCTTCGTGATTGCACGATCAATAACACTACTGGGCGTTACTGACCTGCCGGGATCATCGGTCGGGACGAAGTGCATGGGCCATTCAGCGCATCAAACGCGCACCTGGGCGCTTTAGTGGCGCTGCACCCGGTGGCGATCCCCACCCTTGGTCGAAGGCGGGGCCGACCACGACCGAATGGAGTCGGGGCAGGGGAGTCCGCCGAGCACAGAGAAGAGCGCTGAGATGGGGATTCTTGACGGCAAAGCAGTGGTGATCACCGGAGCGGGCCGGGGGCTGGGCGAGGCGTACGCGATGCACGCGGCGCAGGCGGGCGCGGCCGTCGTCGTGAACGACGTGGACGGCGACCTGGCGGACCAGGTCGCCGAGCACATCCGGGCTTACGGGGGACGGGCGGTGGCCAGCGCGCACACCGTGGCCGACCCCAGCGAGGCGGAGAAGATCGTGGGAATGTGCCTGACCGAGTTCGGTCGGGTCGACGGCCTGGTGAACAACGCCGGCCTGAACTACGAGAGCCGGCCGTGGGAGGACGACCCGGACACGATCCGACGGACCGTCGAGGTGAACCTCCTGGGAGTCATCTACACCGGCATGGCCGCCATGCGGGCGATGCGCGAGCAGGGCGGCGGTTCCATCGTGAACATTTCCTCCGGTGCCTTCCTCGGGCAGCGGAAACTCGGCACGTACTCGGCGACGAAAGGCGCCGTGGCGTCGTTGAGCGCGTCGTGGGCGCTCGACCTGGAGAGCGAGAACATCAGGGTGAACGCCGTCTGCCCGGTCGCGCACACCCGAATGGTGTGGAAGTCGGAGCGCTCGCTGCGCGCCATCCCCGCCGACCGCACCCCCGGCAAGGTCGCGCCGCTCGTGCTGTTCCTGCTCAGCGACGACGCGGCCGGCATCACCGGGCAGGTGGTGCGGTGCAACGGCCGCCAGCTCCACCTCATCGGCCACCCGTACTTCAAGCAGCCGATCCTGGAGAGCGACGCCTGGGACACCCCGTCGGTCAAGCGCGCCTTCGACGGTGTCCTCCAAGCCCACCTCGAACCGTACGGCCTGGAGAAGCGCATGCCGCCGCGCCTGCGCGAACTCGTGGAGCCCGGCCGCACGGCGTGACCTGGTCGGGGGGAGTGCCGCGGGCGTTCCCCCCGATCACCCGATGAGCGGTCCGCGCAGGTCGGGAGGGGTGTCACCATGGTCGTCATGGCCGCGCGCACGCCCCGCGTCACGGATTGGCGACTGGTGGTCCAGTCGCGGCTGTCCCGCGTGCGCGCCGACCTCGCCGCCCTCGGGCCGCCGGACCCCCTCGACCAGGAGGGGCAGCGGTGGCGCGAGGTCGCCGAGGTGGAGGCCGCCGTGGTCGAGGACATGATCACCCGCGAGGAGCCGCGCCGGCGGGCCGTGGCGTCCTGGTGGTCCGGGTGGCACATCGAACGCGCCTGGCGGTCGCTGCACGAGGCCGAGATCGCGACCGTCGCGGCGGGCAGCGGGTTCCTCGGGCGGCTGCCCGGCCTCAAGGCGCGGGTCGCGGAGAACCTGGACGAGGACGACCCGCGGCGCGTCGCCCTGGAGGAGATGCGGCCGGGGGAGTACCCGCTGCCGATCGAGCGGGAGCTGGTGGTCGACGCGCTGCGCGCCTCGTTCGACAAGTCCGACTTCGCGCACGCCGGATCGCGGGCGCTGCGCAACAAGCTCATCGCCACGTCCGTGGTGCTGTTCCTGGTGAACACGCTGCTCGGCGTGATCGGGCTGGTCAAGCCCGGTCTCGTGCCCATGTGCGTCGGCTCGGAGCGGCTGCCCACGGTGTGCCCGGCGGGCAAGGTGGCGGGCGGGGCCGACGTGTGGCTGGTGCAGGTGCTCGGCGCGTTCGGCGCGGTGCTGTCGGCGGTCGTGCTGCTGCTGCGGCGGCGGCCCAGCCTGTCCCCGTACGTGATGGTCGGCTACCAGGCGTTGATCAAGGTGCTGCTCGGCGCGGCGCTCGCCGTGGTCGGCATCCTCGCCCTGGGCGCGGGCGTGACCACGGGGTTGATCGGCGTCGCGTCCCAGGCGGCCCTGCTCCTGTGGGCCGTCATCCTCGGCTACGGCCAGCAGGTAGCCACCCGCCTCCTGGACAGCTACACCGACCGCGTGATGGACCAGGCCCGCCCCCTCCCCAAACTCGAATCCCCCCGCTGACCCCCGAGAGCCCACCCCCCAGGTCCCGCGAGTCGTACGTCCAGGTCCCGCGAGTCGTACGTCCAGGAGCTGTGAGTTCTACGTTCGAGCCTCACGGCGTTAGTCCCGAATGTAGAACTCACAGCTCCTGAGCGTTGAACTCTCGGGACCTGGACTTACGACTCGCGCGGCCTGGACGTACGACTCGCGGGACCTGGACGTACGACTCGCGCGGCCTGGGCGTACGACTCGCGGGTGGGTCAGCGGCGGGCCCGGAGGGTGGTCATCACGTCCGGGTCCCAGCGGTGGGTGCGGATCAGGCGGTAGCGCTCGGCCGCCACCCACAGGTAGGCCTCGGTCTCCGTGCGGTCGCCCACCAGGTCCGCCTGGCGCAGCATCTCCACCACCGGCACGTACTCCTCCGCGTACCAGCGGGCCGCGACCGAGGCGCGGTCCAGGAAGCGGCCCTCGTCCTGCATCAGCCGGAACCCCCACGCCTCCACGTGCTCACCCAGCTCCGCGTAGTCCCACGGGTCCGACAGCGCCACGGCCGCCCGCGCCCGACCGCCCAGCGGCACCCGCTCCAGGAACAGCCGCCGGTAGTCCTTCACGATCAGGTCGCCGCGGTGCCGGATGCCGTGCGCCGCCACCCGCGTCAGGACCTCCGTCACGTAGGCGTCGATGACCTCCAGGCCCAGCGCGTGCGCCACCGACACCCGGTGGTGCCCGTCCTGCACGAAGTGCAGGTCGCCCACCCGGTACAGCTCGACCGGCGGCACCGCCTCGCCGCGCCGCTGCGCGATCGCCAGCCGCTCCCAGCGCGCCCGCACGCGTGCCGACGTGGGCCGGAACCGGCGGTCGAAGTCGCGGGTCCGGTCCACGCTGCCCACGATCGAGTCGAGCCGGACGGTGCACAGCCCCAACCGCTTCTCGCCGACCACGCCCAGCGCCTCCACGACCTCGTGGAACGGCAGCGTGATGTTCACGTCGTCCGGTTCCCGCCGCAGCCACGCGGCCAACCGCGACAGCACCTGACGCCGCCGCGCGCGCTGGAAGTCGTTCTCCGCGTCGGCCCGCGGGAACCCGGTGTCACCGCGCACGCCGCACCCCCTCCCCGGGCACGGCCACGCCCGCCGGGACGTCCAGGACCTTCCAGCCGACCACGTTCACCACCCGCGTCGCACCCAGCTCCCGGTCCGGTCGCGGCACGCCGTGCGGGTGCACGTGCCCGTGCAGCATCAGCGGCGGGCGCAACCGCCGCACCGCGTCGTGCAGGCACGCGAACCCCCGGTGCGGGGCGTCCGGCTCGTCGCCGCACCCCAGTGGCGGGGAGTGGGTGAGCAGCACGTCGACGCCGCGCCCGTCGCGCAGCCGCCGCCACCGGGCGAGCCGCAGCACCCGCCGCAGCCGCCTGGCCTGCTGCCGCTCCGTCCACTGGTTCGGCCCCGCGTTGTACCGGATCGACCCGCCGAGGCCCGCGATCCGCAGCCCGGCCACGTCCACCACCCGCTCGTCGGCGTTCACGCCGCCCGCCGGTCCCGGCCACCGCGCGGGCAGGCCCGCCCGCGTCCACAGCCCGCGCACGTTGGCGTACCCGCCCAGGTCGACGTCGTGGTTGCCCGGCACGAACACGCACGGCCGGTCCAGCACCGACGACAGGTGCTCCAGGTAGTCGAACGGCAGGTCGCCGGCCGCGAGCACCAGGTCCACGTCGAGCGCGCGCACCCGGTCGGTCCACAGCCGCTCGACCACCTCGTCGGACACCGCGAGCACCTTCGGCACACGACGAGCGTAGGCGCTGTCCGCGCAGGTGACACCTCGTCGGTGAAAGGGTGAAATGCGCCGGCGGTCCTTCCGCCGCGCGGGGGGAGTCGGGCTAGCGTGACAGGGGTGCTCGCCGAGCTGTTCCTGGACGCCGCCCGCTCCTGCCGGACACACAGCCCCCTCACCCACGCGCTGCTCGTGAGGGCGGCCGACGACCTGGTCCGCGGCGGGATCACCGCGCGGGTGATGGCCGGCGCCGAGTGCGACCGCCAGGGCAGCGTGCCGGGCCTGCGGTTCGCGAGCGCCCTGCACCGGCTGGTCCTGGAGGGCCGGGCGCCGACGCTGGCCAGGCACTACCCGACCGCGGGCGGCACCCCCGACCTCGGTGCCCTGTGGGACGACGCCCTGCCCGTGCTGCACGAGCACACCGACGAGCTCCAGGCGGCGATCACCAGGACGTTCGTGCAGACCAACGAGCCGGGCCGCAGCGCGCCCCTGTTCGGCGGCCTCCAGACCGCCACCCACCTGGCCGCGGCGCAGGCCGGCAGGCGCACGCCGTTCCCGGTCCGGTTGCTGGAGGTCGGCGCGTCCGGCGGGCTGAACCTGCGTCCGCACCGCATCGCCTACCGCGTCGACGGCGTCCGCCTCGGCGACCCCGGCAGCCCGCTGACGCTCGACCCCGGGTGGACCGGCCGGCCGGCGGTCGCCCTGGACCACAACCTGCGGCTCGTCCGCCGCGCCGGCTGCGACCTGCACCCCGTCGACGTGTCCGCGGAGGACGGCAGGCTGCACCTGTCGTCGTTCGTCTGGGCGGACCAGCCGGCCCGGCTGGAGCGGCTGCGGGCCGCGATCGACCTGGCGCTGCTCGACCCGGTGCCCGTGCAGCGGGCGACCGGTCCCGAGTGGCTGGCCGAGCAGCTCGTGCGGCCCGAGCGGGACGTGCTCACGGTCGTGTGGCACTCGGTGGTCTGGCAGTACGCCTCACCCGCCGACCGGGCCATGGGCCGGGCCGTGCTCGCCGAAGCCGCCGCCCGTGCCACGCCGATGGCGCCGCTCGCGCTGCTCGTGTTCGAACCGCGCCGCACCCACCGGCCGACCAGGTACCAGTTCCAGCTGCTGCTGAAGCTGTGGCCGGCCGGACTGTCGCTGCGGCTGGGCACCGGTGTGGGCCACGGCATCCCGTTCACCTGGGACACCAGGGCGTGGGACTGACCGCGTCCGGTCCGGTGTGGACGGTCAGGCGCCGTTGGCGATGAGCAGCGTCACCGTGGCGAGCCAGCCCAGCAGGAAGGTGAGGATCCAGAACCGCAGGTTGGTGAGCATCCGGGTCATGTCGACATCCCGTCGGAGGAGAAGGGTCGGAGGTCCTTACAGCCACTCGTTCCGGCGGAATATTCGGTACAGGGTCAGGCAGACCACGATGATCACGGAGATCACCATGGGGTAGCCGTAGCGCCAGTGCAGCTCCGGCATGTGGTCGAAGTTCATGCCGTACACGCCGACCACCATGGTCGGCACGGAGATGATCGCCACCCACGAGGCGAGCTTGCGCATGTCCGAGTTCTGCTGGAGCGTGATCTTCGCCAGCACGGCGTTGACCAGCGTCGTCAGCAGCTCGTCGAAGTTCATGACGCGCTCGGACACCTCGGTGAGGTGGTCGTCGACGTCGCGGAAGTACGAGCGCACCTGCTCGGGGATCAGCGGTGTGTAGCCCTCGGCCAACCGGCGCAGCGGCACGGCCAGCGGCATCACCGCGCGGCGCAGCTCCAGCACCTCGCGCTTCATGAGGTAGATCTGGTCGGCGCTCACCCGGCTGCGGGGCTGGAAGACCAGCGCCTCCATCGAGTCGATGTCGTCCTCGATGTGGTCGGTCACGTCGAGGTAGTTGTCGACCACGTGGTCGGCGATCGAGTACAGCACCGCGGCCGGCCCGACCTTGAGCTTGTCGACGTCGCCCTCCAGCTCGCGGCGCACCGCGGCGAGGCCCGAGTGGTTGCCGTGCCGGACCGTGACCACGAAGTCGCGGCCGAGGAACACCATGATCTCGCCCGACTCGACGATCTCGTTCGCCGCGTCGGGGGAGGCGTTCTGGATGTAGCGGACCGTCTTGAGCACCATGAACAGCGTGTTGTCGTAGCGCTCCAGCTTCGGCCGCTGGTGGGCGTGCACGGCGTCCTCGACGGCCAGCTCGTGCAGGCCGAACGTGTCGGCGACGCCCTGGATCTGCTCCTCGTCCGGCTCGTGCAGGCCGATCCAGACGAAACCGTCACCGCGCTTGCGGACCTCCTCCACCGCGTCGGTGTGCGACCAGCGGCCGGGCAGGCGCGCGCCGTCGACGTACACGCCGCAGTCCACGACGTACGCCGACAGCGGCACGGGGACGGGCAGGGCGGGGCGTTCCGGCACACGGCCTCTCAGGCCGCCGAGCGAGGGCAGGCTGCGCACGAGGAACCTCCAGTGGGGGGAGCGTCGACTCGGAACAACGACGACGGCACGTCCCCGACCGGTGGTGCTGGGCCTGTCCCGGGGAGCTACCCCCGGAGAGCGGACCCCCCGATGAGGACGCGCGAGGTACTCGCAGGATGGGGGTCGTTACTCATCGGTAGTCCTCACCTCCTCGGGTTTGCGGTCGCGGCGGTGGAGTCGCTCACAGACCGGTTGCCGAGGGTACTCCCCCGGTGCTCACACTGTCGTCCCGGTCCAACGAGAGCCGGACCACGACAGCCAACGGAGGCCGCGGTGCAGTTCGGGCGCTACTACGAGGAGTTCGAGGTCGGCGAGGTCTACAAGCACTGGCCGGGGAAGACGGTCACCGAGTACGACGACCACCTGTTCTGCCTGCTGACCATGAACCACCACCCGCTGCACATGGACGCGCACTACGCGGCGGGGACCACCGACTTCGGCAGGAACGTCGTGGTCGGCAACTACGTCTACTCCCTGCTGCTGGGCATGTCCGTGCCCGACGTGTCCGGCAAGGCCATCGCCAACCTGGAGGTCGAGTCGCTCAGGCACGTCAAGCCGACGTTCCACGGGGACACCATCTACGGTGAGACCGAGGTGCTGGACAAGACCCCGTCGAAGTCCAAGGACGACCGGGGCGTGGTCTACGTGGAGACGCGCGGGTACAAGCAGGACGGAACGGTCGTCTGCGTCTTCCGGCGCAAGGTGATGGTCCCCAAGCGCTCGTACGGCGACGCGCGCGGTGGCGAGCAGCCGGGGCGGCCCGAGCCGGTGCTCTGAGCCCGCGGCCGGGTTCGGCACCCCGGGTTCGGTGTCCTGAGTCGGAGGAGTGACGTGACCTCGTTGGACCTGGTGCGGCAGCGGCTGTCGGCGTTCGCGGAGGAGGAGGCGCACGGCGTCTCCCCGCTCTACGAGCACCTGTCCGCCCGCGCCGCGGACGACCCGGAGGTCGCCGGCCTGCTGACCGCCGCCCCGGAGCGGTTCGCCCACCCGACCCTGCTCCTGGCGGCGGCGCACCGGCTGGTGCAGGCCGAGCCGTTCCACCCGCTGTCGCGCTACTACCCGTCGCTGGGCGGCACGCACGGCCCGGACGACGAGACGTGGCCGCTGTTCCGCGAGTTCCTGCTCGACCGGGCCGACGGGGTCCGCCACCTGGTGTCCACGCGCAGCACGCAGACCAACGAGGTGCGCCGAGCCGCGCTGCTCTACCCGGCGCTGGCGCGGGTCGCGGGGCCGGTCGGGCTGCTGGAGGTCGGCTGCTCGGCCGGTCTGCTGCTGGGCCTGGACCAGTACGGCTACCGCTACCAGACCCAGCAGGCCGGCCAGCTCGTCGCGGGGCCCGCCAAGGCGGCGCTCGGCCTGCACTGCGCGCTGGAGCTGGCGCCCGGCGCGGAGCTGCCGAAGATCCCCAGGTCGGTGAAGGTCGCGGCGAAGGTCGGCCTGGACCGGGCGCCCGCCGACCTGGCCGACGAGGAGACCTACGTCTGGCTGGAGGCGTGCGTGTGGGCCGACCAGCCCGAGCGGCTGCGGCTGTTCGGCGTGGCCGCGACCGTGCAGCGCAAGTCGCCGCCGGAGTTCGTCACCGGTGACGCGGTCGCCGACCTGGGCGCGGCGGCCGCGCGGGTTCCCGAAGCGCTGCCGCTGGTGGTGATGACGAGCAACGTGCTGCCGTACCTGTCGGGGGCGGAGTTCGTCGAGGCGCTGCGCGGACTGGGCAGGCCGCTGTGGTGGCTGAGCCACGAGGGCTACGGCGCGGCCCTGGAGCACGTCCTGCCGGACCGCGCCGACCTGCGGCCGGGCGTCGGGGAAGCGGCGTTCGGCGTGGTCGGGCTGGTCCGGTTCGAGGACGGCGCGGTGCGCTCCGCCCGCGCCCTGGGGCGCACGGCCCCGCACGGCCAACGGCTGACGTGGCTCCCCTGATCGGGCGAACGTGATCAGCTCCGGGGCAGCTGCCCCCACGCTTCGAGGGTGTCCCGGAGCATCTCGGTGAGTGGGAGTGTGGCCAAGATCGCAGCGGTCACCCACCGTGCGTCAACAGCGTCGTCGCCCGGTCGGAGGGTGCCGGATCGCACCTGGCAGGCGTAGTCGTGGATCTCGTAGAGGCCCCGCGGGCCCGGTCGGGTGACAGATCCGATCAACGCCCCGACGGTCACGGAGAGTCCCGTTTCCTCCTCCAGTTCCCGCACAACTGCGGTCTCGTCGGATTCGCCCTGCTCCACTCGTCCGCCGGGGATCGACCACAGTCCCTCACCTGGGGGATTGCCGCGACGCACGAGCAGCAGTCGCCCTGTCGGGTCATGTGCGATACCGCCGACGCAGCGGATGCGAAGGTCCCGTTCAGCCGTCACAGTTACTCAGTGTAGTCACCCCGGGTTGGCGGTGCAGACCACTGCCCCGAGTGCGGTACAAATCTCCCGAGGTGCCGCCGGGTGCGGTACAACGGTTTTCACTGGCGCCAAACGGGTGCGGGTAGCGAACGGGGTTGATCACCGTGAATCTGAAGAAGATTCTCACTTTCGCCGGGGTCGGC
This region of Saccharothrix longispora genomic DNA includes:
- a CDS encoding NUDIX hydrolase, encoding MTAERDLRIRCVGGIAHDPTGRLLLVRRGNPPGEGLWSIPGGRVEQGESDETAVVRELEEETGLSVTVGALIGSVTRPGPRGLYEIHDYACQVRSGTLRPGDDAVDARWVTAAILATLPLTEMLRDTLEAWGQLPRS
- a CDS encoding metallophosphoesterase family protein, with amino-acid sequence MPKVLAVSDEVVERLWTDRVRALDVDLVLAAGDLPFDYLEHLSSVLDRPCVFVPGNHDVDLGGYANVRGLWTRAGLPARWPGPAGGVNADERVVDVAGLRIAGLGGSIRYNAGPNQWTERQQARRLRRVLRLARWRRLRDGRGVDVLLTHSPPLGCGDEPDAPHRGFACLHDAVRRLRPPLMLHGHVHPHGVPRPDRELGATRVVNVVGWKVLDVPAGVAVPGEGVRRAR
- a CDS encoding DUF2332 domain-containing protein — translated: MTGVLAELFLDAARSCRTHSPLTHALLVRAADDLVRGGITARVMAGAECDRQGSVPGLRFASALHRLVLEGRAPTLARHYPTAGGTPDLGALWDDALPVLHEHTDELQAAITRTFVQTNEPGRSAPLFGGLQTATHLAAAQAGRRTPFPVRLLEVGASGGLNLRPHRIAYRVDGVRLGDPGSPLTLDPGWTGRPAVALDHNLRLVRRAGCDLHPVDVSAEDGRLHLSSFVWADQPARLERLRAAIDLALLDPVPVQRATGPEWLAEQLVRPERDVLTVVWHSVVWQYASPADRAMGRAVLAEAAARATPMAPLALLVFEPRRTHRPTRYQFQLLLKLWPAGLSLRLGTGVGHGIPFTWDTRAWD
- the corA gene encoding magnesium/cobalt transporter CorA, with amino-acid sequence MRSLPSLGGLRGRVPERPALPVPVPLSAYVVDCGVYVDGARLPGRWSHTDAVEEVRKRGDGFVWIGLHEPDEEQIQGVADTFGLHELAVEDAVHAHQRPKLERYDNTLFMVLKTVRYIQNASPDAANEIVESGEIMVFLGRDFVVTVRHGNHSGLAAVRRELEGDVDKLKVGPAAVLYSIADHVVDNYLDVTDHIEDDIDSMEALVFQPRSRVSADQIYLMKREVLELRRAVMPLAVPLRRLAEGYTPLIPEQVRSYFRDVDDHLTEVSERVMNFDELLTTLVNAVLAKITLQQNSDMRKLASWVAIISVPTMVVGVYGMNFDHMPELHWRYGYPMVISVIIVVCLTLYRIFRRNEWL
- a CDS encoding DUF2332 domain-containing protein, encoding MTSLDLVRQRLSAFAEEEAHGVSPLYEHLSARAADDPEVAGLLTAAPERFAHPTLLLAAAHRLVQAEPFHPLSRYYPSLGGTHGPDDETWPLFREFLLDRADGVRHLVSTRSTQTNEVRRAALLYPALARVAGPVGLLEVGCSAGLLLGLDQYGYRYQTQQAGQLVAGPAKAALGLHCALELAPGAELPKIPRSVKVAAKVGLDRAPADLADEETYVWLEACVWADQPERLRLFGVAATVQRKSPPEFVTGDAVADLGAAAARVPEALPLVVMTSNVLPYLSGAEFVEALRGLGRPLWWLSHEGYGAALEHVLPDRADLRPGVGEAAFGVVGLVRFEDGAVRSARALGRTAPHGQRLTWLP
- a CDS encoding MaoC family dehydratase, translating into MQFGRYYEEFEVGEVYKHWPGKTVTEYDDHLFCLLTMNHHPLHMDAHYAAGTTDFGRNVVVGNYVYSLLLGMSVPDVSGKAIANLEVESLRHVKPTFHGDTIYGETEVLDKTPSKSKDDRGVVYVETRGYKQDGTVVCVFRRKVMVPKRSYGDARGGEQPGRPEPVL